From one Eriocheir sinensis breed Jianghai 21 chromosome 60, ASM2467909v1, whole genome shotgun sequence genomic stretch:
- the LOC126985892 gene encoding protein bicaudal C homolog 1-like isoform X2, whose product MDALAGDIEIHLPPDEEEDPHVRVTGSAETVKIAGSLVRQYLEPPNRVTMKMDVSWTHHSHIIGKGGNTIQPVVKRTGVTIHFPDGNKSSEMRKSNQVSINSRGEDLHGLEEARKAIRSLTPLDFNFTILSTVQFSGAIVDSTMLVLHVQSTFGVKVELRVLKEMTLVGVVRGSEEEAQNVIDATKHILQAYCCNLANQVPIQMTMEVSPQHHAFVMGRNHEHMKRIMHRTSTNITFPDWNDSSLPQIKKSTITISGSIENVYLARQNIIGSLPLVLMFDLAAGTVTDMAEVTQMMQMLDVQIIIKTSRPDGRRPVVVKAAERNAENLYEAWRMLNKVEATIPKASIPSLYHVTSSVHNLNSCHGLVGWTGGDRGDPSPLPSPSPTNTPTPPTPQLNSLSNTSLWGGLTSSVTTTTLLSHPRHDPMSPTSTFYNGNPFCNGAVNYNNNNNSNHHNLGGFNNNNNYILPPPHAFPGSGGSVAANLDSFVLSMKGISLANGELSCGTSTNSGSSFSSPSHSPCDSPPDQTLLTLPPNTTAATPTTTAANAPTTTCATPLNHFSEDATQTSADMDTLSALLKDLDWRAPGCEKNYLERVAAQKTLSDYSSKKVEAARAMKQDVGSNPRTPTSSWSGYGFSKSMPGFMIRQKLQEAKDSVQNGVARNGLEEWGDTWQQKNDGGGCNDSSGGGRVSGLSGYTSPASSAQTVASLNYHNMAQVANKYPLTSDKVLMGLSGRPDVNLSASNFMDCVLKRRDRDNTLSTVTPTAGRHTAPAQHLDITSILTDIELPQYIDMFTGQEVDLNMFMTLEDHDLKELGITIFGHRKRILMAIKEMSCKLSLFGSGVGGRSTNRGLGGVVSRVDHRLNPSTLGPSTVPSGSSSSSSSSPAATWTNL is encoded by the exons ATGGATGCGTTAGCAGGAGACATTGAAATCCACCTTCCCCCTGATGAGGAAGAAG acCCACATGTGAGGGTCACGGGGTCAGCTGAGACAGTGAAGATCGCTGGGTCACTGGTGCGGCAGTATCTGGAACCCCCCAACAGA GTGACTATGAAGATGGACGTTTCATGGACGCACCACTCACACATCATCGGCAAGGGGGGCAACACCATTCAACCTGTGGTCAAGAGAACAG GCGTGACCATCCACTTCCCTGACGGCAACAAGAGCAGTGAGATGAGGAAGAGCAACCAGGTGAGCATCAACAGCCGAGGCGAGGACCTGCACGGCCTGGAGGAGGCACGCAAGGCCATCAGGAGCCTCACGCCCCTGGACTTCAACTTCACCATCCTCTCCACCGTCCAGTTCAGCGGTGCCATTGTGGACTCGACCATGCTGGTGCTACATGTGCAGAGTACTTTTGGGGTtaag gttGAGTTGAGGGTGCTGAAGGAGATGACTCTGGTTGGTGTGGtgcgagggagtgaggaggaggccCAGAATGTCATTGATGCAACCAAACACATTCTGCAGGCCTACTGTTGCAACCTGGCT aaCCAGGTGCCCATCCAGATGACGATGGAGGTGTCGCCGCAGCACCACGCCTTCGTCATGGGCCGCAACCACGAGCACATGAAGCGCATCATGCACCGCACCTCAACCAA CATCACCTTCCCGGACTGGAATGACTCCTCGCTGCCCCAGATCAAGAAGTCCACGATCACCATCTCCGGCTCCATTGAGAACGTGTACCTCGCGCGACAAAACATTATC gGCTCCCTTCCGCTGGTGCTGATGTTCGACCTCGCGGCGGGCACGGTGACGGACATGGCGGAGGTGACCCAGATGATGCAGATGCTGGACGTGCAGATCATCATCAAGACCAGTCGACCCGATGGACGCCGACCTGTGGtggtgaaggcagctgagaggaatgcag AGAACCTGTATGAAGCCTGGCGGATGTTGAACAAGGTGGAGGCGACCATTCCCAAAGCCAGCATCCCTTCCCTGTACCATGTCACAAGCTCGGTGCACAACCTgaact CTTGCCATGGCCTCGTAGGGTGGACGGGGGGCGACCGAGgtgacccctcccccctcccctccccctcccccaccaacacccccacTCCCCCCACACCCCAGCTCAACTCCCTCTCCAACACCTCTCTCTGGGGCGGCCTCAcctcctccgtcaccaccaccacgctactGTCACACCCTCGTCATGACCCTATGTCCCCAACTT CCACCTTCTACAACGGCAACCCGTTCTGCAATGGTGCCgtcaactacaacaacaacaacaacagcaatcacCACAACCTCGGCGGcttcaataataacaacaactacatcTTGCCGCCCCCACACGCCTTCCCTGGCAGCGGTGGATCAGTGGCCGCCAACCTCGACTCCTTTGTCCTCAGCATGAAGGGAATATCGCTGGCTAATGGCG AGCTCTCGTGTGGCACCAGCACCAACAGCGGcagctccttctcctccccgtcaCACTCCCCCTGCGACTCGCCCCCAGACCAGACCCTGCtcaccctcccccccaacaccactgccgccacacccaccaccacggCTGCcaacgcccccaccaccacctgtgcCACCCCCCTCAACCACTTCTCGGAGGACGCAACGCAGACCTCGGCGGACATGGATACGTTGTCTGCACTGCTGAAGGACCTTGACTGGCGTGCGCCGGGGTGCGAGAAAAATTACCTTGAACGCGTGGCCGCACAGAAGACACTCTCTGACTACAGTTCCAAGAAGGTGGAGGCTGCCCGGGCCATGAAGCAGGACGTTGGTTCTAACCCGCGCACCCCCACCTCCAGCTGGTCTGGCTATGGCTTCAGCAAGAGCATGCCGGGCTTCATGATACGACAGAAGCTGCAGGAGGCCAAGGAcagtgtgcag AACGGAGTGGCCAGGAATGGACTAGAGGAGTGGGGCGACACCTGGCAGCAGAAGAATGACGGTGGTGGTTGTAacgacagcagcggaggtggaagaGTGAGTGGACTGAGTGGCTACACGTCCCCCGCCTCCTCTGCTCAGACGGTGGCCAGCCTCAACTATCACAACATGGCCCAGGTGGCGAATAAG TATCCTCTAACAAGCGACAAGGTTCTGATGGGCCTAAGTGGGCGCCCTGACGTCAACCTGTCCGCCAGCAACTTCATGGACTGTGTGTTGAAGCGACGGGACAGGGACAACACCCTCTCAACTGTCACGCCCACCGCCGGCCGCCACACTGCCCCTGCCCAGCACCTTGACATAACCTCAATACTCACGGACATAGAGTTGCCGCAGTATattg ACATGTTCACGGGACAGGAGGTTGACCTCAACATGTTCATGACGCTGGAAGACCACGACCTCAAGGAGCTGGGCATCACCATATTTGGACACCGCAAGCGCATCCTCATGGCCATAAAAG AGATGTCTTGCAAGCTGTCTCTCTTTGGCAGTGGAGTGGGTGGAAGGAGCACTAACAGAGGCCTGGGTGGAGTAGTGAGCCGAGTGGACCATCGCCTCAACCCATCCACTCTCGGTCCCTCCACTGTCCcctctggctcctcctcctcctcctcttcctccccggcAGCTACTTGGACAAACTTGTAG
- the LOC126985892 gene encoding protein bicaudal C homolog 1-like isoform X3 — protein MRKSNQVSINSRGEDLHGLEEARKAIRSLTPLDFNFTILSTVQFSGAIVDSTMLVLHVQSTFGVKVELRVLKEMTLVGVVRGSEEEAQNVIDATKHILQAYCCNLANQVPIQMTMEVSPQHHAFVMGRNHEHMKRIMHRTSTNITFPDWNDSSLPQIKKSTITISGSIENVYLARQNIIGSLPLVLMFDLAAGTVTDMAEVTQMMQMLDVQIIIKTSRPDGRRPVVVKAAERNAENLYEAWRMLNKVEATIPKASIPSLYHVTSSVHNLNSCHGLVGWTGGDRGDPSPLPSPSPTNTPTPPTPQLNSLSNTSLWGGLTSSVTTTTLLSHPRHDPMSPTSTFYNGNPFCNGAVNYNNNNNSNHHNLGGFNNNNNYILPPPHAFPGSGGSVAANLDSFVLSMKGISLANGELSCGTSTNSGSSFSSPSHSPCDSPPDQTLLTLPPNTTAATPTTTAANAPTTTCATPLNHFSEDATQTSADMDTLSALLKDLDWRAPGCEKNYLERVAAQKTLSDYSSKKVEAARAMKQDVGSNPRTPTSSWSGYGFSKSMPGFMIRQKLQEAKDSVQNGVARNGLEEWGDTWQQKNDGGGCNDSSGGGRVSGLSGYTSPASSAQTVASLNYHNMAQVANKYPLTSDKVLMGLSGRPDVNLSASNFMDCVLKRRDRDNTLSTVTPTAGRHTAPAQHLDITSILTDIELPQYIDMFTGQEVDLNMFMTLEDHDLKELGITIFGHRKRILMAIKEMSCKLSLFGSGVGGRSTNRGLGGVVSRVDHRLNPSTLGPSTVPSGSSSSSSSSPAATWTNL, from the exons ATGAGGAAGAGCAACCAGGTGAGCATCAACAGCCGAGGCGAGGACCTGCACGGCCTGGAGGAGGCACGCAAGGCCATCAGGAGCCTCACGCCCCTGGACTTCAACTTCACCATCCTCTCCACCGTCCAGTTCAGCGGTGCCATTGTGGACTCGACCATGCTGGTGCTACATGTGCAGAGTACTTTTGGGGTtaag gttGAGTTGAGGGTGCTGAAGGAGATGACTCTGGTTGGTGTGGtgcgagggagtgaggaggaggccCAGAATGTCATTGATGCAACCAAACACATTCTGCAGGCCTACTGTTGCAACCTGGCT aaCCAGGTGCCCATCCAGATGACGATGGAGGTGTCGCCGCAGCACCACGCCTTCGTCATGGGCCGCAACCACGAGCACATGAAGCGCATCATGCACCGCACCTCAACCAA CATCACCTTCCCGGACTGGAATGACTCCTCGCTGCCCCAGATCAAGAAGTCCACGATCACCATCTCCGGCTCCATTGAGAACGTGTACCTCGCGCGACAAAACATTATC gGCTCCCTTCCGCTGGTGCTGATGTTCGACCTCGCGGCGGGCACGGTGACGGACATGGCGGAGGTGACCCAGATGATGCAGATGCTGGACGTGCAGATCATCATCAAGACCAGTCGACCCGATGGACGCCGACCTGTGGtggtgaaggcagctgagaggaatgcag AGAACCTGTATGAAGCCTGGCGGATGTTGAACAAGGTGGAGGCGACCATTCCCAAAGCCAGCATCCCTTCCCTGTACCATGTCACAAGCTCGGTGCACAACCTgaact CTTGCCATGGCCTCGTAGGGTGGACGGGGGGCGACCGAGgtgacccctcccccctcccctccccctcccccaccaacacccccacTCCCCCCACACCCCAGCTCAACTCCCTCTCCAACACCTCTCTCTGGGGCGGCCTCAcctcctccgtcaccaccaccacgctactGTCACACCCTCGTCATGACCCTATGTCCCCAACTT CCACCTTCTACAACGGCAACCCGTTCTGCAATGGTGCCgtcaactacaacaacaacaacaacagcaatcacCACAACCTCGGCGGcttcaataataacaacaactacatcTTGCCGCCCCCACACGCCTTCCCTGGCAGCGGTGGATCAGTGGCCGCCAACCTCGACTCCTTTGTCCTCAGCATGAAGGGAATATCGCTGGCTAATGGCG AGCTCTCGTGTGGCACCAGCACCAACAGCGGcagctccttctcctccccgtcaCACTCCCCCTGCGACTCGCCCCCAGACCAGACCCTGCtcaccctcccccccaacaccactgccgccacacccaccaccacggCTGCcaacgcccccaccaccacctgtgcCACCCCCCTCAACCACTTCTCGGAGGACGCAACGCAGACCTCGGCGGACATGGATACGTTGTCTGCACTGCTGAAGGACCTTGACTGGCGTGCGCCGGGGTGCGAGAAAAATTACCTTGAACGCGTGGCCGCACAGAAGACACTCTCTGACTACAGTTCCAAGAAGGTGGAGGCTGCCCGGGCCATGAAGCAGGACGTTGGTTCTAACCCGCGCACCCCCACCTCCAGCTGGTCTGGCTATGGCTTCAGCAAGAGCATGCCGGGCTTCATGATACGACAGAAGCTGCAGGAGGCCAAGGAcagtgtgcag AACGGAGTGGCCAGGAATGGACTAGAGGAGTGGGGCGACACCTGGCAGCAGAAGAATGACGGTGGTGGTTGTAacgacagcagcggaggtggaagaGTGAGTGGACTGAGTGGCTACACGTCCCCCGCCTCCTCTGCTCAGACGGTGGCCAGCCTCAACTATCACAACATGGCCCAGGTGGCGAATAAG TATCCTCTAACAAGCGACAAGGTTCTGATGGGCCTAAGTGGGCGCCCTGACGTCAACCTGTCCGCCAGCAACTTCATGGACTGTGTGTTGAAGCGACGGGACAGGGACAACACCCTCTCAACTGTCACGCCCACCGCCGGCCGCCACACTGCCCCTGCCCAGCACCTTGACATAACCTCAATACTCACGGACATAGAGTTGCCGCAGTATattg ACATGTTCACGGGACAGGAGGTTGACCTCAACATGTTCATGACGCTGGAAGACCACGACCTCAAGGAGCTGGGCATCACCATATTTGGACACCGCAAGCGCATCCTCATGGCCATAAAAG AGATGTCTTGCAAGCTGTCTCTCTTTGGCAGTGGAGTGGGTGGAAGGAGCACTAACAGAGGCCTGGGTGGAGTAGTGAGCCGAGTGGACCATCGCCTCAACCCATCCACTCTCGGTCCCTCCACTGTCCcctctggctcctcctcctcctcctcttcctccccggcAGCTACTTGGACAAACTTGTAG